A stretch of DNA from Triticum dicoccoides isolate Atlit2015 ecotype Zavitan chromosome 2A, WEW_v2.0, whole genome shotgun sequence:
TTCTTCTTCGACGCCGAGCCGGTCGGCGAGCCCGGCGTGCACGCCCTGGACGCGTGCGCGCTCTGCACCAAGCCGCTGGCAAGGGACAGCGACATCTTCATGTACAGAGGGGACACGCCCTTCTGCAGCGACGAGTGCCGGCACGAGCAGATGCAGCTGGACGCCGCCTGCGCCAGGCAGGCGGCCAGGGCGGCCGCCCGGAGGCAGAAGCAGTTCTCTTCAGCAACGGAGTCCGGGCGTGCACGCCGGGAGTCCTGGGAGGTGTCCGTCGCGAGCTAAGCGGCGAGAGTGGCAGAGACCGTATGTACTTGAGCTAACAAGCTCCGCATGGAAGAAGCTGCCGTTGCCCTATCAGCGCGAGATCGAGGAGACTCTCCTTGGTTGAAGAAGCAAGACGCGGGCTATCGGACTCTCTTACGGCAGCGTCGGCAGGCCGCCGGTCAAGTGATTTGGGCATAAACGCAGCGGAAAGGAGCTGGACTGGATCTGAAGAAGTCAATCAACAAGATTCTCCACGCAATTAGGCGGCCCATGTGTGCCCCGAGCAGTCCCTCGGCTCTCCTTTTCTCCTGCGTCAGTGTAACTTCTGTATGATTCCGAATTTGCTTTAGGCAATAGCACTTTCACTGGGTAAACTATCAAGCGAATCGACATATAACATGTCTTTGTGCAATCTCGTTTCTGTTCACGATTCAGCGTGCTCACGGGATTTAGCAAAGCTAAAACGTTGGATGCCaaaaactgaattttgttctagacATGGGGTGCCAAAAACCGAATCCCCATACTAATCTGATTGCTAAACTCGGTCGACAAAAATTAAAAGAGTCTCGGTCCACTAAAGCATCGTCAAGCCAATTCCTAGAGTCTAGTTTTGGCTTTGATCGGTGAAATCAAGCGTTCACTTCAAGGAGACGAGACTTTAAAATTGCTGCCATATGTGATCAAAAAGTTGTTTGCCATAGACTTGCTCAGCTGGGGGGTTCTTCCACTCGTGCAGCTGTCTGGTTGCCCTCAAGTCTTGATGAGATTGTTAGCCTCTGTGGCCAAACCATCCATTAATATAATCTCTTTTACCCGCAAGAAAGAAAAAAATTGCATTGCTTTTGCGTATTGTGTGGGCCAATTTATATCTTGCTTATAGCGAGATATCTCGACGAAGGTTTTACCCCCCACCTGTAGCTACTGGGCCGGTCCATTCTTCGTttctttttcttgttggcttgTTTTGATCGAATTTGCCTGTTTCGTTAGCTGGGTTACAATTGCTAGTTTTCATTTCcgattgttttctgttttttcatagtttttttttctgcttttttctTCATCGATTATATTCATTTCATTCTCGGTTTTTAGTGTTTCTTTCTTATATTTTCTTTCTTTGTTGTTTTTCCTTTGATCTTCATCGTTTCTTTCTTGGTCCTCACTGTTTTATGAGTTattctttatttttatttgtttACTTCTTGATTTTTATTGTTTTATGCTTTTCTTTCCTAGTTTCGTTGTTTCTTTCTAGGTTTTCATCGATTTTCTTTGCTTTCTTGTTTTTTTCTCAGCTTTCTTCGTACCCATTCTTCTGCAAATTGGTTCTCTTTGATTTTTCTTTTCATTTCTgcatttctttgttttttcttttggttttagtGGGTTTTCTTTGTTTTTATTAGTTTCTTTGTCGATTTtcatcctttttctttttttcctaaaCACTTGTCATCTTTTTGCAGTACACGTTCGACATTTGTCTTATGTATCAGAACAATATTTTATATACATATTTAGAATTTTTAAAGACATGATTAAATTTTTTGATTTACATTTGAGGATTTGTTATATATCTAATACATCTTTTTAATAGATGTTCAACATTTTTCGAATACAATATTAACCTTTTCGAATGCCTGGTCAATGATTTTCTTGTACACATTTTCTTTTTACAAATGCTTGATAAAACTTtgtaaatacaagattaacatattTTAATACATGCTAAAAAATTGTatacatttaaaaaaaatcaaatgcttgattaacatttttaaaatacaagattaacatttttattACATGGTCAatgttttatacacatttaacatttttgaaGTATTTGATTAAAAAATGTAAAAACTTCTTTTTTTACAAATGCTTTGATTAAACTATTTTCAAATACATTATCAACTTTTTTCACAATGTATTTTTTTTACATTTCTCATACAAACATGAGAAACATTTTATCcagacatgtttaacatttttctaaCAATTAgttcacaatttttcaaatgttagTGTTTTTTGTAAATATTTATGTAGAATACTTGTAAGTATAAACAAAGCTAAAAAATAacatgaaaataaataaaaataaacgagGCTGTGGCCTCCAGCGCACCTGGGCCGACCCATCTCACGCTCCCCTTTACACAAGGCTTCCCTACATCTCGCTATAAGCGAGACATAGGGGTGATCCCACTATGTGTTCATGCATAGAGCTAGACGTTCCACGGACCGGGCTTCTTCGGGCCTGGCCTTTTACAAACTAGGACAAATATTTCTAGTGTGAGCCAATCTTAAATGTACAATAGTGTTAGTAGGAGTTTGTAAAATTACCTCAGGGAAAAGAGGTGTTTGTAAAAGCAAATTTGATTTCGCCTCCCTCTGCCTACTGTTCCGGTGACTGGTGGCGGGGAGTTGAATCACGATACCACAGCTCCGGTTAGTAGTTTAGATTAGTGTTTTTAGTCCTTCCAGGTGCGGCGGTCGGGCTTCTGGCGccgcttcttcttgaagtttgTCTCCCGAGCTTGTAAGTGTATCTAgtgtcacccctagttgg
This window harbors:
- the LOC119356425 gene encoding FCS-Like Zinc finger 2-like, translating into MAASVACAFFFDAEPVGEPGVHALDACALCTKPLARDSDIFMYRGDTPFCSDECRHEQMQLDAACARQAARAAARRQKQFSSATESGRARRESWEVSVAS